A region of Cataglyphis hispanica isolate Lineage 1 chromosome 8, ULB_Chis1_1.0, whole genome shotgun sequence DNA encodes the following proteins:
- the LOC126851606 gene encoding dnaJ homolog subfamily C member 1-like, translated as MNVPLIIFGIFYFLSTLFRFSHAWDNDDLEVFDVVEEVNQNFYDVLGITQSANASEIKKAFRRLSLQLHPDKNPAEDAEQQFRKLVAVYDILKDSGKRQKYDNVLVNGLPNWRSAVYYYRHVRKMGLLEMSVILFTVITIGQYLVAWAAYFEKRYTYEQVLGSKLQKMQKKSRKSKMDVPDLADILEKIPTPTMWNTLPFQLPRWIIGSIIAIPSTIRLIIQLLKERKERIKQEEEEALAQENEQPEPEITSRSVRKRRSGFTPQERNSSNFKDTIKKEDCDYTNHVCEKQTISGGLWTDNDILELIKYVKKYPGGTPERWEKIATVMNRTVAEVTHMAKKVKDEGLKPTESMDEEIVEERPKKIKTRSENTVSTVEWSQEQQRALEAALTKYPKGASVDRWEKIANCVEGKTKEECQARYKQLVELVKKKQQSQ; from the exons ATGAATGTACCATTGATCATTTTTgggattttctattttctgaGTACCTTGTTTAGATTCTCTCATGCATGGGACAACGATGATTTGGAGGTATTCGACGTAGTCGAGGAggtcaatcaaaatttttacgatgTTTTGGGCATTACACAG TCCGCGAATGCATCGGAGATCAAGAAAGCTTTTAGGCGTTTGTCATTGCAGCTTCACCCGGATAAAAATCCGGCTGAAGATGCGGAACAACAATTTAGAAAg ttaGTCGCTGTTTATGACATCCTAAAAGATTCTGGAAAGCGACAGAAATATGATAACGTACTTGTTAATGGTTTGCCAAATTGGCGATCGGCAGTGTATTACTATCGTCATGTTCGAAAAATGGGGCTGCTGGAAATGAGTGTTATTTTATTCACAGTTATTACGATAGGACAATATCTTGTAGCATGGGCAGCATATTTCGAGAAACGATATACTTAT GAACAAGTTTTAGGCAGTAAGCTTCagaaaatgcaaaagaaaagCAGAAAAAGCAAAATGGATGTTCCAGATTTGGCGGACATCTTGGAAAAAATTCCTACTCCAACCATGTGGAATACTCTTCCATTTCAGTTACCAAGATGGATAATTGGTTCAATAATAGCTATACCTTCTACCATTCGTCTGATTATTCAACtcttgaaagaaagaaaggagagaataaagcaggaagaagaagaggcaTT AGCACAGGAGAATGAGCAACCAGAACCAGAAATAACATCGCGCAGCGTTAGAAAACGTAGGTCTGGTTTTACACcacaagagagaaatagcagCAATTTTAAAGATACCATAAAGAAAGAAGATTGTGATTACACGAATCACGTCTGTGAAAAGCAAACTATATCTGGCGGCTTGTGGACTGACAATGATATATTGGAGCTCATAAAGTATGTGAAAAAGTACCCCGGTGGAACTCCGGAACGATGGGAGAAAATCGCGACCGTTATGAATCGCACTGTCGCGGAAGTGACACACATGGCTAAGAag GTAAAAGACGAAGGTTTAAAACCTACTGAATCAATGGACGAGGAAATTGTAGAAGAAAGaccaaagaaaattaaaacccGCAGCGAAAATACAGTCAGCACTGTCGAATGGAGTCAGGAACAACAGAGAGCATTAGAAGCGGCTCTCACAAAATACCCCAAGGGTGCATCTGTAGATAGATgggaaaaaattgcaaattgcgTCGAAGGGAAAACAAAA GAAGAATGCCAAGCGCGCTATAAACAATTGGTAGAATTAGTGAAAAAGAAGCAACAATCTCAATAG
- the LOC126851605 gene encoding microfibrillar-associated protein 1, with translation MMMDYFVTNNSLAPAPMGIQSTAGAVPVKNDKGELSMKKVKVHRYVSGKRPDYAAASSDEESEEEDFLDKRVHKSYDDNESVTDITAHSHTRIRDEDDPRLRRLTRQQKETPTEVRTERHRHIHEPEFIEIELDRTRERIKLESSDSSEDEELSDSEIEKRREALKQRVLSKKETEEELIHGEEEDRSGESSEESSEYEEYTDSEEETGPRLKPVFVRKKDRITVMEKEKEAMRQKQAEIEIKKLAEERKRQTLRMVEEAVRKETQIGNKGNVEQESKLNDVCTDDENDEVEYEAWKLRELKRIKRDREEREQLEKERLEIERIRNMTEEERRQEARLKPKMIINKATKGKYKFLQKYYHRGAFYLDKDDSIFKRDFSGATLEDHFDKTILPKVMQVKNFGRSGRTKYTHLVDQDTTQFDSPWISETAQNLKFHNNQAAGMKQVFDRPSLKKRKTEN, from the exons ATGATGATGGACTATTTTGTGACAAACAATTCCTTAGCACCCGCACCGATGGGAATACAAAGCACGGCGGGAGCTGTGCCTGTAAAAAATGACAAAG GGGAATTGTCTATGAAAAAGGTAAAAGTACATCGTTATGTTTCTGGTAAACGACCAGATTATGCTGCGGCAAGCTCAGATGAAGAGTCGGAAGAGGAGGATTTTCTCGACAAACGTGTACATAAGAGTTATGACGACAACGAATCCGTCACAGATATTACCGCGCACTCGCACACAAGAATTAGGGACGAGGATGATCCGCGTTTGCGGAGATTAACGCGACAGCAAAAGGAAACACCGACAGAAGTGCGCACAGAGAGACATAGACACATTCATGAGCCTGAATTCATCGAAATTGAATTGGATAGAACGCGAGAGAGGATCAAATTAGAGAGCTCCGATTCGTCCGAGGATGAAGAATTGTCAGACTCTGAGATAGAGAAACGACGAGAAGCCCTAAAGCAACGAGTGCTCTCCAAGAAAGAAACGGAGGAAGAATTGATACATGGCGAAGAGGAGGACAGATCGGGCGAAAGTTCGGAGGAGAGCTCAGAATACGAGGAATATACAGATTCTGAAGAAGAAACTGGGCCGCGATTAAAACCTGTATTTGTTCGTAAAAAAGACAGAATCACAGTGATGGAAAAGGAGAAGGAGGCAATGCGACAGAAGCAAGCAGAAATTGAGATTAAGAAACTGGCCGAAGAACGAAAGAGGCAAACTTTGAGGATGGTGGAGGAGGCGGTGCGGAAAGAGACGCAGATAGGTAATAAAGGTAATGTCGAGCAAGAGAGTAAACTGAACGACGTTTGCACAGATGATGAAAATGACGAAGTAGAATACGAAGCTTGGAAATTGCGCGAGCTAAAGAGAATTAAGCGAGATCGCGAAGAGAGGGAACAGCTCGAAAAGGAACGTTTGGAGATCGAGCGTATTCGTAATATGACTGAGGAGGAACGAAGACAAGAGGCTCGATTGAAgccaaaaatgataattaataaagcgaCAAAAGGCAAATACaaattcttacaaaaataCTATCATCGTGGCGCATTCTACTTGGATAAAGATGATTCCATATTTAAACGCGACTTCTCTGGTGCGACCTTAGAGGACCATTTCGACAAAACAATTCTACCAAAAGTCATGCAAGTAAAGAATTTTGGACGGAGCGGTAGAACCAAATACACTCATTTGGTGGATCAAGACACCACACAATTCGATTCACCTTGGATATCAGAGACTGCGCAAAATCTAAAGTTCCATAACAATCAAGCGGCCGGGATGAAACAAGTCTTTGATCGACcttctttaaaaaagagaaaaactgaAAATTGA
- the LOC126851602 gene encoding endoribonuclease Dicer, with translation MEPKLTNKIEFNPRAYQIDLYEKAVQNNTILYLPTGAGKTYIAVMLLRHFSADVRKPYSQGGKRSIFVVNTVALVSQQSKYISRHTGLFCKGYSGDMQVDYWEEDQWLAEIEANQVLVMTSQIFLDVLSHGYIKLEKVNLIVFDECHRAVSNHPMRQIMQRFEDCPKDKQPHILAMSATLLNANIKLDKIESTIRSLEITFQSKIATVESIDCIQGYCTNPKENIVMYMKYQTSEIITKISQIIEKVSEVLKNINLNMDDLYKQSSREMRPKTKSSKLLTIMKDIETTTLQTGIYGGSKSALLHLIQLESLRKYSTDLMSDTVLDYMITQVITIRKLFDNEMKGYTELEQLHNFSSDQIRKLFEILTKCNDELLGNQKFCCIIFVKERFMTQVIHHILKMLSKLDKQYNFLLPDYIIGFQNNPYKYSREISSIAKWNKEVLDRFKAGLANCIVATDVVDEGIDVPNCTLIIRYDMPTDFRGYVQSKGRARHSSSQYMVLMPKDDIAFLQKYESYKNIESRLKISLVGQSELRILPTDSDISSCLYVSEIEPYVVKQNDGSVESCITEISAINMINMYCNTLMNSKLVRLVPIWKLYKMKNHDGTLFKVSLKLPSISPLKVEIYGDSMKTIDSAKRSAAMKTCIKLHELGALTDKLLPATGNAILQNLNCLFPNWIDEDKNYLPGTYKRKRGHRLEHPMALYSAFPKSLEILHLHILNCTPTYPMTSYDNRRIIFYKLLNDKNGFGILSTKSMPKIPSFPIFMKDGQLDVDVKINYATMMLSETDIESLKRFHFLLFNEILSIIKSFMLFDNENLENSFLIVPLNDKQEINWDVVRTYQHVERIMPSKPFHFKTSDYELALVTPTYRGSANVYIVTRVCDDLTPESCFPNEDFDTFTHYYKEKHGLTIENLQQSMLEVKPIPMKINYIKPRRLLDGSVKYKKTDDTVEDLQEHLIPELCWKINFPALYWLKATILPSILHRISQLLIAEDLRVIIARETNLGSLTLEKWSPLTMEEDSVKLLEEKPSNELDLMTDDIVEIKQPDLNIYELSDCSPSNDKEPQDLYRNMEEVQMIDIQYYNHFISLDCNDNIQKNTNKGHIDRRNVRPTVSVPSLDILVSSEKLFLSHGPNVIEIMHALTTQLGMDMFNLERLETLGDSYLKFITSLFLYHKFPAFNEGQLTALKGKIIGNRNLYYCGNKKNIPGRIKNDAFIPTSNFIAPAYTVLRPLQTILLNESVAPNVLYELRIPEEEKFTGYISENTKNIMEQIVSNWDKEDTQTGYEHYLGVQILSDKTVADSVEALIGVYLRSNGIRGAAKLLKWFGILPDIQIDELLYSSPLDPLIDSGNPNKYMPWADDMETKIGYKFNNRAFLLQAFTHPSYTPNGITECYQRLEFLGDAILDFLITCYIYENCGNLSPGDLTDLRSALVNNITFACVAVRYALDTALLSYAPKLHEAIDRFVKFQQERNYVVNDELLWVLLEEEDCNLAEYVDVPKVLGDLFESLIGAIYLDSGKNLTKVWEIVYSFMHKEIDKFSKDIPKHPVRLIYENKDARAKFLDAVLIEGTETIMVPLKVTIAGKEKLFHGFGTNKKQAKCAAAKQVLKKLHLEN, from the exons ATGGAGCCCAAATTGACAAACAAGATCGAATTTAACCCGAGGGCGTATCAAATAGATCTCTATGAAAAAGCGGTGCAAAATAACACCATTCTTTACTTGCCAACTGGTGCAGGCAAGACATATATAGCTGTTATGCTTTTGAGGCATTTTAGCGCTGATGTACGCAA gCCTTATAGTCAAGGTGGAAAGCGTAGTATATTTGTCGTAAATACAGTAGCATTGGTGTCGCaacaatcaaaatatataagcagACATACAGGTTTATTTTGTAAAGGTTACAGTGGAGATATGCAAGTGGACTATTGGGAGGAAGATCAGTGGTTGGCAGAAATTGAAGCAAACCAa gtTTTGGTAATGACATCACAAATTTTTCTGGATGTACTCTCAcatggatatataaaattagaaaaagtaaACTTAATTGTATTTGATGAATGCCACAGAGCAGTAAGCAATCACCCTATGAGACAGATTATGCAACGATTCGAAGATTGTCCTAAAGATAAGCAACCACATATTTTAGCTATGTCTGCAACATTATTGAATGCCAATATAAAATTGGATAAAATTGAATCAACAATCAGG TCCTTAGAAATAACATTCCAGTCAAAAATAGCAACTGTAGAATCAATAGACTGTATCCAAGGATATTGTACAAatccaaaagaaaatattgtcatgtatatgaaatatcaaacttctgaaataattacaaagataaGTCAAATAATAGAGAAGGTTTCAGaagtattgaaaaatataaatttgaatatggATGACTTGTATAAACAATCCAGTCGAGAGATGCGGCCTAAAACAAAATCTTCTAAACTACTAACTATTATGAAAGATATAGAAACAACTACTTTGCAAACAg GTATATATGGTGGTAGTAAGTCAGCTTTGTTACACCTAATCCAGCTAGAAAGTTTAAGAAAATACTCCACTGATTTG atGAGTGATACTGTTCTGGATTATATGATTACGCAAGTAATtacaataagaaaattgtttgataATGAGATGAAAGGTTACACGGAATTAGAACAGCTACACAa cTTTTCATCAGATCAAATTCGCaaattatttgagatattaacaaaatgtaatGATGAATTATTAGGCAATCAAAAATTCTGCTGCATTATTTTTGTGAAGGAGAGATTTATGACACAAGTGattcatcatatattaaaa atgCTATCAAAACTTGATAaacaatacaattttcttttacctgATTATATAATCGGGTTTCAGAATAATCCTTACAAGTACAGTAGAGAGATTTCATCTATTGCAAAGTGGAATAAGGAAGTATTGGATAG GTTTAAAGCTGGTTTGGCAAATTGCATTGTAGCAACTGATGTTGTTGATGAAGGTATTGATGTACCAAATTGCACATTGATAATACGATATGATATGCCAACGGATTTCAGAGGTTACGTTCAAAGTAAAGGTCGAGCACGACATAGTTCAAGTCAGTACATGGTCTTAATGCCAAAAGACGATATcgcttttcttcaaaaatatgaaagctacaaaaatatagaatcacgattaaaaata agTTTAGTGGGACAAAGTGAACTACGCATACTTCCTACTGATAGCGATATTTCAAGTTGTCTATATGTTAGTGAAATTGAACCATACGTAGTGAAACAAAATGATGGAAGTGTGGAAAGTTGTATAACAGAGATATCTGCAatcaatatgataaatatgtattgcaaTACTCTAATGAATTCCAAGTTAGTTCGTCTGGTGCCcatttggaaattatataagatgaaAAATCATGATGGGACATTGTTTAAG GTTTCTCTTAAATTACCAAGCATATCGCCATTAAAAGTCGAAATTTACGGCGATTCTATGAAAACTATAGATAGCGCTAAACGATCTGCTGCTATGAAAACTTGCATAAAATTGCACGAACTAGGTGCATTGACGGATAAATTATTACCTGCAACTGGAAACGCAATcttacaaaatttgaattgtttGTTTCCAAACTGGATAGACGAAGACAAGAATTATTTACCTGGCACATATAAGAGAAAGCGAGGACATAGACTAGAa CACCCAATGGCATTATATAGCGCATTCCCGAAATCTTTAGAGATATTGCATCTTCATATTCTTAATTGTACTCCTACATATCCTATGACGAGTTATGATAATAGacggataattttttataaattactgaATGATAAGAATGGCTTTGGTATCCTTTCCACAAAGAGTATGCCAAag ATACCTTCCTTTccgatttttatgaaagacGGCCAATTAGATGTTGacgtaaaaatcaattatgcaACAATGATGCTAAGCGAAACCGATATTGAATCGCTCAAAAGATTTCATTTCTTATTgttcaatgaaattttatctattattaagaGCTTTATGCTCTTTGATAAcgaaaatcttgaaaattccTTTCTAATTGTTCCAT TGAACGAcaaacaagaaataaattggGATGTTGTGAGAACGTATCAACATGTAGAACGAATTATGCCATCTAAGCCTTTTCACTTCAAGACTAGCGATTACGAATTGGCATTAGTCACTCCAACTTATAGAGGATCAGCAAATGTTTATATAGTTACGCGTGTGTGTGACGATCTTACGCCCGAATCGTGCTTCCCTAATGAAGATTTCGATACATTCACGCATTATTACAAGGAAAAACATGGTTTAACTATAGAAAATCTACAACAATCGATGTTGGAAGTGAAACCGATACCAATGAAGATTAACTACATAAAACCGAG GAGATTGCTTGATGGAtcagtaaaatataagaaaacagATGACACAGTGGAAGATCTTCAGGAACATTTGATTCCAGAACTATGTTGGAAGATAAATTTTCCGGCTCTATATTGGTTAAAAGCAACCATATTGCCTTCCATTCTTCACAGAATTTCTCAACTCTTAATTGCAGAAGACTTGAGAGTAATTATCGCAAGAGAGACTAATTTAGGATCTTTGACATTGGAAAAATGGTCTCCTTTAACAATGGAAGAAGATAGTGTGAAATTGTTAGAGGAGAAACCTAGTAACGAATTAGATCTAATGACGGACGATATAGTCGAAATAAAGCAACCGGATCTAAACATATATGAATTGAGCG aTTGTAGTCCCTCGAATGACAAAGAACCTCAGgatttatatcgtaatatgGAGGAAGTCCAAATGAtcgatattcaatattataatcattttatatctctagattgtaatgataatattcAG aaaaatacgaACAAGGGTCACATCGATCGTCGCAATGTGAGACCGACTGTATCAGTGCCATCGTTGGATATTCTTGTGTCATctgaaaaactttttctttcacaTGGTCCTAATGTGATAGAAATCATGCAT gCACTCACCACTCAATTAGGTATGGATATGTTTAACTTGGAGCGATTGGAGACTCTAGGCGATTCTTATTTGAAGTTTATTacatcgttatttttatatcataaatttccgGCATTTAATGAGGGTCAATTAACGGCATTGAAGGGAAAAATCATCGGTAATCGGAATCTGTATTATTGTGGTAATAAGAAGAATATTCCCGGACGCATAAAGAATGACGCATTTATACCTACGAGTAATTTCATCGCGCCTGCGTATACAGTATTACGTCCGTTACAAACGATATTGTTGAACGAATCGGTGGCGCCAAATGTATTGTACGAGCTACGAATACcagaagaagagaaattcACCGGGTATATAAgcgaaaatacaaaaaatataatggagCAGATAGTATCGAATTGGGACAAGGAAGACACGCAAACTGGATACGAGCATTATCTCGGTGTTCAAATTTTATCCGACAAGACTGTAGCGGACTCGGTAGAAGCGCTGATTGGTGTTTATCTCAGG AGCAACGGTATAAGAGGCGCCGCAAAACTGCTCAAATGGTTTGGCATATTGCCAGATATTCAGATCGACGAATTACTGTATAGTAGTCCACTAGATCCTTTAATAGATTCGGGGAATCCCAACAAATACATGCCATGGGCCGATGATATGGAAACTAAGATTggctataaatttaataaccgAGCCTTTTTATTGCAG GCGTTCACTCATCCATCCTACACACCAAATGGAATAACCGAGTGTTATCAAAGATTAGAATTTCTAGGAGATGCTATTTTAG attttttgattacatgttatatttatgaaaattgcgGGAACTTGAGTCCTGGTGATCTTACTGATCTGAGATCTGCTCTCGTCAACAATATAACATTCGCTTGCGTAGCGGTACGGTATGCTTTAGACACTGCTTTACTGTCTTACGCTCCAAAATTACACGAAGCAATCGACCGCTTTGTGAAGTTCCAACAAGAACGAAATTATGTAGTTAACGATGAG ttgctGTGGGTATTACTCGAAGAGGAGGATTGTAATCTGGCAGAATATGTTGATGTTCCAAAAGTTCTTGGAGATTTATTCGAGTCTTTGATCGGAGCCATTTATCTTGATAGTGGCAAGAATCTTACAAAAGTTTGGGAGattgtatattcttttatgcataaggaaattg ATAAATTTAGCAAAGACATACCTAAACATCCAGTACGactaatatatgaaaataaagatgCACGTGCCAAATTTTT GGATGCTGTATTAATTGAAGGTACAGAAACAATCATGGTACCTTTGAAAGTAACTATTGCAGGTAAAGAGAAACTCTTCCATGGTTTTGGAACTAATAAGAAGCAGGCTAAATGCGCTGCCGCAAaacaagtattaaaaaaattgcatcttgaaaactaa